The Stigmatella aurantiaca DW4/3-1 genome contains the following window.
CCTCGTGGCCGACCACGGGGTGCTGGTGGTGCTCCCCGAGCCCACCGCGGTGGAGAATGCCTATCGCTTCGTCAAGGCGGCCTTCTTCCGCCGCCTCCAGCAGGTGGAGGCCCAGTACGGCATCGAAGAGCTGGTGGAGAGTGCCCTGACCACCCGGGAGGGGACCTTGCGGACCCCCCATGATTTCATCTCCCAGGTGCGCAAGGAGGATCCGGCCGCGGGGGCGCGGCTGGAGAAGGAGCTGTTGTCCTTCCGCATCCGCTTGGTGGTGAACCAGGCGCGCACGGACGCGGACATGACGGTGGGCACCGCCGTGGTGTCCGCGTGGAAGAAGTTTTTCGGTCTGGAGATGGATGACCTGGGGGCCATCCGTTACGACGATGAGGCCTGGCGCGCGATCCGCAAGCGCCGGCCCGTCTTGCTGGAGCGGCCCGATTCCCCCGCCGCTCAGGGCCTTCAGCGCATCGCGGGACGCATCCTGGCCCTCGACGGTACCGCCATTCCCACCCCACCCTCGCCATGAAGCCTTTCGAGCAGCAAACCTACTACGAACTTCTCGAGGTGCCCGTCACCGCGCCCGGGGCGGAGATCCGCGCCGCGTTCGAGCGGGCGCTCGAAACGTACTCGCCGGACTCCGTCGCGGTGTACATGCTGGTGGATCCGGGGCAGCTGGACTCGCTGAGGGCCCGCCTCACCGAGGCGATGGAGATCCTCACCGAGCCGGACCTGCGTGAAGAGTACGATCAGATGATCGGCGTCAAGCAGGCCAAGAAGAACACGGTGGTGGAGCCACCCGTTCCGGCGATGGTGGCGCCGCAAGCGCCGTCCGTGCAGCCTGCCGAAAAGACGGCGGTCCCTCTGGCGGAGGCCGTGGCTCCGCCTGTTTCCGAGGAAGCACCTCCGGTGGTGGCGGCCTCCGTGGAAGCACCGCTTGCAGAGAAGGCTCCTGTGGCGGCTGGGGTGGACGTCCCACCGGCCGTGGAGGCTCCGGAGGCGGCCCCCGTGGTAGCGGCGCCTCCGGTAGCGGCGGCGCCTCCGGTAGCAGTGGCGCCAGTGGCAGCGCCTCCGGTAGCAGCGGTCTCCGTGGACGTTCCACCGGCCGTCGCGGCTCAGGGAGGGACTCCCGGGCCCGCGCCTGTGGCCCCAGCAGCCCCCGAGCCGGTGGTGATGCCCACGCTGTCGCCCCAGCAGATCCACGCGGCCTTCCGCAGCTACGCCATCTCGTATGTCCCCATCCTGGTGCCAGCGCCGTCGCTGACAGGCTCGTCGGGCATGGCAGCGTTCCCGGTCCCGGCACAGGCAACCCCTGGGCCCCTTCCGGAGGCCCCCCTCGAGGAGCCCGCTTCGGTGGCCCCCGCGCCTCGGGCCGGTTCCTCCTCCGCGGAGGGTCCCACGGAGGAGGTTCGGGAGAAAGCGGTGCCCGAGCCCGTTCCCCAGCCCGTGGCGGCGGAGCCTCCGGACGCCGTCCCTGTCAGCCACCCCGCCGAGCCTGTGGCTTTGGTGGAGGTCGCTCCTGCGCAGGTCACGGAGCCTTCCGTGGCCGAGTCCCCTCTGATGACGTCCTCCTCGCTGCATGAGGAAGAGGTGTCCGGGGTGGGGGCACCCCTGCCCGCGCGGGGGGAGCCCAGAGCCCCTGCCGGGGGACCGGTGCGGAAATCCTCGCCACTGGAACGGAGGGTGACCCCTCCGCCCTTGCCCCCCGCAGGACGGCGCCTCCACCGGCCTGCGTCTGGGGAGCCCTCTCAGAACGGGGCCCGGGAGCCCGAGAGAGGGGCCCCGGCCTCCGCCTCCTCGGGGGGACGGAACCTGGGCGAGGCCCAGCATCTGGCGCAGGAGTCCGCCATCGCCACGGCGGAGGCGGCGCTCGCGGTGGTGGCGGCCAAGGCCCGCGAGCCCCGGCCCAAACCTCCGGAAATCCCCCCCGGCACCGAGTTCAACGGCGAGGTGCTGCGTCAGGTCCGCGAGGGCAGGGGATTGTCACTGCACCAGTTGGCCGAGCGCACGCGCATCTCCGCCAAGCACCTGGAGAACGTGGAGGCGGACCGCTACGCCGCGCTTCCAGCCACGGTGTACCTGCGCGGCTTCCTGATGAGCCTGGCCCGCGAACTGGGGCTGGATCCGCTCAAGGTGTCGCGCAGTTACCTCACCCTCGCCTCCGGAGCGCAGAAGAAGTGAGCCTCTGAAAGGAGGACCGCGAGAGAGACGGGCAGAAAAGTTGACTCTCCGCGGTACCGTGCATATGAAAGAAGTACAATGACAGAGGAAGAGAAGGTCAAAGCGATGCGTCTGGCTCGCGCGATCGCCTCGGATATCTCGCTCTACAACGAGCAGAAGATCATCAAGGGCATCGAGCAGGACAACCTCTTCGAGGTCCTCAAGGACGAGCTGGACGAGGGGCGCGATCTCTACAAGAGCCGCGTAAGCGCGGAGATCTTCACGCGGGCGAACTTCTTCGAGCGGGCCATCAACGACATCGTCCTGCGCTCGAAGGCGCAC
Protein-coding sequences here:
- a CDS encoding P-loop NTPase: MGTPVLHAASAGPPGLSKRARPRRVIAVGGGKGGIGKTLVSANLGIALAQAGMRVLLVDADLGGANLHTCLGVGQPSATLSDFVRSNKTRLEDIILPTGVPQLSLIAGAQDVLDAANIKYAQKQKLLRSLMTLPVDYLLLDLGAGTSFNTLDFFLVADHGVLVVLPEPTAVENAYRFVKAAFFRRLQQVEAQYGIEELVESALTTREGTLRTPHDFISQVRKEDPAAGARLEKELLSFRIRLVVNQARTDADMTVGTAVVSAWKKFFGLEMDDLGAIRYDDEAWRAIRKRRPVLLERPDSPAAQGLQRIAGRILALDGTAIPTPPSP
- a CDS encoding helix-turn-helix domain-containing protein gives rise to the protein MKPFEQQTYYELLEVPVTAPGAEIRAAFERALETYSPDSVAVYMLVDPGQLDSLRARLTEAMEILTEPDLREEYDQMIGVKQAKKNTVVEPPVPAMVAPQAPSVQPAEKTAVPLAEAVAPPVSEEAPPVVAASVEAPLAEKAPVAAGVDVPPAVEAPEAAPVVAAPPVAAAPPVAVAPVAAPPVAAVSVDVPPAVAAQGGTPGPAPVAPAAPEPVVMPTLSPQQIHAAFRSYAISYVPILVPAPSLTGSSGMAAFPVPAQATPGPLPEAPLEEPASVAPAPRAGSSSAEGPTEEVREKAVPEPVPQPVAAEPPDAVPVSHPAEPVALVEVAPAQVTEPSVAESPLMTSSSLHEEEVSGVGAPLPARGEPRAPAGGPVRKSSPLERRVTPPPLPPAGRRLHRPASGEPSQNGAREPERGAPASASSGGRNLGEAQHLAQESAIATAEAALAVVAAKAREPRPKPPEIPPGTEFNGEVLRQVREGRGLSLHQLAERTRISAKHLENVEADRYAALPATVYLRGFLMSLARELGLDPLKVSRSYLTLASGAQKK